From the Mya arenaria isolate MELC-2E11 chromosome 17, ASM2691426v1 genome, the window ATATAAATTAAAGGGGTGATTTTCTTCCTTCCTTTCACATTCTTATACAATATCTCAACAATCCATTACCTAATGTTTATGTTAACACTATAAATACTCATCTCCAGCctttaatacaattaatatcaattatatcaacattcaatttacataatattcAAAGACTATTTTAATCTGTGTTATGGTAATTTATATGTAAGGAAATAGGTTTATGATTGATTTTCGTTGTTATCAAACAATATTGTCATGAACTCATAAAAGTAGTTTAGAATTTATAACATTTGACGTTAAATTGATATTCTCATTTTCACCTAAATTCAAAGTGATGTGTTAAACTTATTAAGATGATTCTCCGCGTCAAATGTTTTACAATCTATTGTATTTCATATGAAGAGAATGATTCAAATGATTAATAACCACAGCTTTTAGAATGGGGAAATGTACAATGAAATATGGTATTTTAATTTGATCAGGgtatcggggggggggggggtcccaaaGAACACGAGCAATACATGGTATCAATGGGTTAATAGGGGCTCGAAGTCATCCCTAAGTAAATGTTGAGATATTTTAGTCTGGAATATGCATTCAAGTGCATTATTTCCTTATTGTTCCTCagttattgatataaaaaagtaaatgtttaacaatCTTAGACCCGACGCGCGCCCCCGTCTACAGCCACAAGTGCTTAAACGTTTTtgattaaacatcatttttagtacaattttcttttactaTCGTCTAATACCACATGTTCAAAATACCCATATGTTTATTACGTATCTGGTACGGCAATGTTTTGCTTTAATTCTGAACCGGAACAGGAATACCCAATACAACGTGTTTGTTTTCTAATCCTTCAGGTTTTTCTTCTTTGATTTCCTTTTGGTTCTGCGCCCGAATTCATTCGTGATCTCCAACGTTAGTAGCGCCAACACCGAATTCCTTTTTATCGCTAAGTTTTCATACACGCAATGTTCTTTGGGGTCTGCACTATGGCTATGCTTGCTAGTTGCAATCTTTGGCTTTTTCGTCGGAGACGGACTCTTTCCATTATTCGTGCGAGGAGGAGGTGGAAGATCGAGTGCACAGTTTTCATAAGAAGGATTGCTCACCACCATTAACGTTGAGGTTGAAGCAGTTACCTTCTCTGACTTTCGTGTAGATATTTCATCGTAATGTTGACTGGAGCTGC encodes:
- the LOC128222890 gene encoding uncharacterized protein LOC128222890, yielding MNQTTVSPMDGSGGEPDEPNSLFIWVSVGAAVVFLDLAVLLGCFYCKLRRIEQLSYRQARRGISQNAVSTPTSAHTYELASKDRKRSSSQHYDEISTRKSEKVTASTSTLMVVSNPSYENCALDLPPPPRTNNGKSPSPTKKPKIATSKHSHSADPKEHCVYENLAIKRNSVLALLTLEITNEFGRRTKRKSKKKNLKD